In Bradyrhizobium sp. WBOS07, the genomic window ACCGCCTGCGCCGCCGGCGTGCAGGCGATCGGCGATGCCGCGCGCATGATCCGCGCAGGCGAGGCCGATGTCGCGATCTGCGGCGGCGCGGAGGCCTGCATCGACATCGTCAGCCTCGGCGGCTTTGCAGCGGCCCGCGCGCTGTCGAGCGGCTTCAACGAGGAGCCCGCACGCGCCTCGCGCCCGTTCGACCGCAAGCGCGACGGTTTCGTGATGGGCGAAGGCGCCGGCATCCTGGTGATCGAGGCGCTCGAGCATGCGCTTGCGCGCGGCGCGAGGCCGATCGCGGAGATCGTCGGCTACGGCACGACGGCGGACGCCTACCACATGACATCGGGTCCGCCCGATGGTGAGGGTGCCCGCCGCGCCATGGAGATCGCGCTGCGTCAGGCAAGGCTTGCACCCACGGATCTGCAGCACCTGAATGCGCACGCGACCTCGACGCCCGCCGGCGACGAGAGCGAGCTCGGCGCGATCGCCGCGCTGTTCGGCCGCAACCGCGGCATTGCCGTCAGCGCGACCAAATCGGCCACCGGCCATCTGCTCGGCGCCGCCGGCGGCCTGGAGGCGATCTTCACCGTGCTCGCCTTGCGCGACCAGATCGCGCCGCCGACGCTCAATCTCGAAGACCCCGATGCAGGCGGCGATGGCATCGACATCGTCGCCGGCACCGCGCGGCCGATGCCGATGCAGCATGCCATCTCCAACGGCTTTGGCTTCGGCGGGGTGAATGCCAGCGTGATCTTCCGCCGCATGGATTAAACGAGGGCTCTTCGAACCTGAAGACTTGCAATCGCGGTGCGCTGCGCTACGAAAACAGGATGGTTGAAACCAAGTTCTGGCTGTTCCTGGCCGCAGCCTGTCTCATCGCCGCCGTGCCCGGTCCCGGCATCTTCTACGTTGCGGCACGGACCTTGTCCGATGGGCGCGCCAGCGGCTTTGCATCGACCGCGGGCACCGCGCTGGGCGGGCTGGTTCATGTGGTGGCGGGCAGCCTCGGCATCTCCGCAATCATCCTCGCCAGCGCCGAGTTGTTCGCCGCCGTCAAATTCGTCGGCGCGCTCTATCTGGTCTGGCTTGGCATCAAGACGTTTCGGGGCGCCAGCTACGTATTGTCGCGCGAGAGTGAAGCTGCCGGCGACGATCACGCGTTCCGCGACGGCGTGCTGGTCGAGGCGCTGAACCCGAAGACCGCCGCGTTCTTCCTCGCCTTCATTCCGCAATTCCTCGATCCCGCGGGATCGAGCCCCACGCTGCAATTCATCATGCTAGGTGCGATCTCGGTGGCGTTGAACACGCTCGCCGATGTCGTCGTGGTGCTGATGGCCTCCGCGACCCGGACGCAGCTGATCGGACGGCCGCATCTGATGCGGCGTCTCACCCAGGGCTCCGGCGTCTTCATCGCGGGTCTCGGCCTGTCGCTTGCATTGGCGCGGCGGCCGGCAAATGGTTAGCATCCCGCAGAGCCGCTTCTATGAATCGCACGGTCTGCGGCTGCATTACGCCGATTGGGGCAACGAGAGCGCGCCGCCCCTCATCCTGGTCCATGGCGGCCGCGATCATTGCCGGAGCTGGGACGTCATCGCCCGGTCGTTGCAACGCCATTTCCACGTGATCGCACCGGACCTGCGCGGCCACGGCGATTCCGACTGGACCCGAGGCGGCAGCTACGCCCTGACCGAATACGTCTACGATCTCACCCAGCTCGTCCGTGTCATCGCTGCGCCTCGGATCACCCTGATCGGCCATTCGATGGGCGGCATGGTGAGCCTGATCTTTTCAGGATCGTTCCCTGAACAGGTCGCAAAGCTGGTCGTGCTCGACGGCGTGACCATGCTGCCGGACGCGCCGAAGCCGCCGGCGCATGAGCGCATCGGCAAATGGGTCGGCCAGCTCGACAGGCTGCACGACCGCACGCCGCGCCGCTACGCGACGCTCGAAGACGCAGCGGCGCAGATGATGCTCCACAACAAGCGGCTCGCCCGCGACCTCGCGCTGCATCTCGCCACCCACGGCGCGCGGCAGAATGAGGACGGCAGCTACAGCTGGAAGTTCGATCCGTATCAGCGCGTATCGGCGCCGCACCGGCTCTGGCCGGACGATCATCTCGCGCTGTGGTCGCGCATCGCCTGCCCGACCTTGCTGCTCAACGCCAGCGAAAGCTTTCTCGCCGGCGCCAGGGCCGCGGGCCTGGAGCGCTATTTCCGGGAGGCGCGTGTCGAGACCATCGCCGGCGCGGGCCATTGGCTGCAGCACGACAAGCCGCAGGAGGTGCTGG contains:
- the fabF gene encoding beta-ketoacyl-ACP synthase II, encoding MRRIVVTGMGAVSPLACSVELSWRRLLAGQSGLRPLPEWAQVLPARIAGLVPDKADDADGGFDPAQAAAPKDQRKMDRFILFALLATAEAVAQARWTPQDAGALERTATIIGSGVGGFPAMAEAVRITEQRGVRRLSLFTIPSFLANLAAGHVSIRYGYKGPLGTPVTACAAGVQAIGDAARMIRAGEADVAICGGAEACIDIVSLGGFAAARALSSGFNEEPARASRPFDRKRDGFVMGEGAGILVIEALEHALARGARPIAEIVGYGTTADAYHMTSGPPDGEGARRAMEIALRQARLAPTDLQHLNAHATSTPAGDESELGAIAALFGRNRGIAVSATKSATGHLLGAAGGLEAIFTVLALRDQIAPPTLNLEDPDAGGDGIDIVAGTARPMPMQHAISNGFGFGGVNASVIFRRMD
- a CDS encoding LysE family translocator — translated: MVETKFWLFLAAACLIAAVPGPGIFYVAARTLSDGRASGFASTAGTALGGLVHVVAGSLGISAIILASAELFAAVKFVGALYLVWLGIKTFRGASYVLSRESEAAGDDHAFRDGVLVEALNPKTAAFFLAFIPQFLDPAGSSPTLQFIMLGAISVALNTLADVVVVLMASATRTQLIGRPHLMRRLTQGSGVFIAGLGLSLALARRPANG
- a CDS encoding alpha/beta fold hydrolase — translated: MVSIPQSRFYESHGLRLHYADWGNESAPPLILVHGGRDHCRSWDVIARSLQRHFHVIAPDLRGHGDSDWTRGGSYALTEYVYDLTQLVRVIAAPRITLIGHSMGGMVSLIFSGSFPEQVAKLVVLDGVTMLPDAPKPPAHERIGKWVGQLDRLHDRTPRRYATLEDAAAQMMLHNKRLARDLALHLATHGARQNEDGSYSWKFDPYQRVSAPHRLWPDDHLALWSRIACPTLLLNASESFLAGARAAGLERYFREARVETIAGAGHWLQHDKPQEVLGEIRRFLGLAEDNG